The following proteins come from a genomic window of Eulemur rufifrons isolate Redbay chromosome 24, OSU_ERuf_1, whole genome shotgun sequence:
- the VASP gene encoding vasodilator-stimulated phosphoprotein isoform X2 has protein sequence MSETAVCSSRATVMLYDDGNKRWLPAGTGPQAFSRVQIYHNPTANSFRVVGRKMQPDQQVVINCAIVRGVKYNQATPTFHQWRDARQVWGLNFGSKEDAAQFAAGMASAIEALEGGGPPPPPAPPTWSVQNGPSPEEVEQQRRQQSGQPELERRVSNAGAPPAPPAGGPPPPPGPPPPPGPPPPPGLPPSGVSAAGHGAGGGPPPAPPLPAAQGPSGGGTGAPGLAAAIAGAKLRKVSKEEASGGPLAPKAESGRSAGGGLMEEMNAMLARRRKATQVGEKPPKDDSANQEEPEARVPAQSESVRRPWEKNSTTLPRMKSSSALTSEAHPCTPSSSDESDLERVKQELLEEVRKELQKVKEEIIEAFVQELRKRGSP, from the exons TGAGACAGCCGTCTGTTCTAGCCGGGCCACTGTGATGCTTTACGATGATGGCAACAAGCGATGGCTGCCCGCCGGCACCGGTCCCCAGGCCTTCAGCCGAGTCCAGATCTACCACAACCCCACGGCCAATTCCTTCCGGGTTGTGGGCCGGAAGATGCAGCCCGACCAGCAG GTGGTCATCAACTGTGCCATCGTCCGGGGCGTCAAGTATAATCAAGCCACCCCCACCTTCCATCAGTGGCGCGACGCCCGCCAGGTCTGGGGCCTCAACTTCGGCAGCAAGGAGGATGCCGCACAGTTTGCCGCCGGCATGGCCAGTGCCATAGAGGCCTTGGAAG GAGGTGGGCCTCCTCCGCCCCCAGCACCTCCCACCTGGTCTGTCCAGAACGGCCCCTCCCCGGAGGAGGTGGAGCAGCAGAGAAG gCAGCAGTCTGGCCAGCCGGAGCTGGAGCGCAGGGTCTCCAATGCAG GAGCCCCACCTGCTCCCCCAGCTGGGGGCCCACCCCCACCGCCaggacctcctcctcctccgggtCCCCCCCCACCTCCGGGTCTGCCCCCCTCCGGGGTCTCGGCTGCAGGGCATGGAGCAGGGGGAGgcccaccccctgcaccccctcTCCCGGCAGCACAGGGCCCCAGTGGTGGTGGGACCggggccccaggcctggctgcagcCATCGCTGGAGCCAAACTCAGGAAAGTAAGCAAG GAGGAGGCCTCAGGGGGGCCCTTGGCCCCCAAAGCTGAGAGTGGCCGAAGTGCAGGCGGGGGGCTCATGGAAGAGATGAACGCCATGCTGGCCCGCAG AAGGAAAGCCACGCAGGTCGGGGAGAAACCCCCCAAGGATGACTCTGCCAAT CAGGAGGAACCAGAGGCCAGAGTCCCAGCCCAGAGTG AATCTGTGCGGAGACCCTGGGAGAAGAACAGCACAACCTTGCCAAG GATGAAGTCATCTTCGGCGCTCACTTCTGAGGCCCACCCCTGTACGCCTAGCTCCAGTGATGAGTCAGACCTGGAGAGGGTGAAACAG GAGCTTCTGGAAGAGGTGAGGAAGGAATTGCAGAAAGTGAAAGAGGAAATAATTGAAG CCTTTGTCCAGGAGCTGAGGAAGCGGGGTTCTCCCTGA
- the VASP gene encoding vasodilator-stimulated phosphoprotein isoform X3, with protein MSETAVCSSRATVMLYDDGNKRWLPAGTGPQAFSRVQIYHNPTANSFRVVGRKMQPDQQVVINCAIVRGVKYNQATPTFHQWRDARQVWGLNFGSKEDAAQFAAGMASAIEALEGGGPPPPPAPPTWSVQNGPSPEEVEQQRRQQSGQPELERRVSNAGAPPAPPAGGPPPPPGPPPPPGPPPPPGLPPSGVSAAGHGAGGGPPPAPPLPAAQGPSGGGTGAPGLAAAIAGAKLRKVSKQEEASGGPLAPKAESGRSAGGGLMEEMNAMLARRRKATQVGEKPPKDDSANEEPEARVPAQSESVRRPWEKNSTTLPRMKSSSALTSEAHPCTPSSSDESDLERVKQELLEEVRKELQKVKEEIIEAFVQELRKRGSP; from the exons TGAGACAGCCGTCTGTTCTAGCCGGGCCACTGTGATGCTTTACGATGATGGCAACAAGCGATGGCTGCCCGCCGGCACCGGTCCCCAGGCCTTCAGCCGAGTCCAGATCTACCACAACCCCACGGCCAATTCCTTCCGGGTTGTGGGCCGGAAGATGCAGCCCGACCAGCAG GTGGTCATCAACTGTGCCATCGTCCGGGGCGTCAAGTATAATCAAGCCACCCCCACCTTCCATCAGTGGCGCGACGCCCGCCAGGTCTGGGGCCTCAACTTCGGCAGCAAGGAGGATGCCGCACAGTTTGCCGCCGGCATGGCCAGTGCCATAGAGGCCTTGGAAG GAGGTGGGCCTCCTCCGCCCCCAGCACCTCCCACCTGGTCTGTCCAGAACGGCCCCTCCCCGGAGGAGGTGGAGCAGCAGAGAAG gCAGCAGTCTGGCCAGCCGGAGCTGGAGCGCAGGGTCTCCAATGCAG GAGCCCCACCTGCTCCCCCAGCTGGGGGCCCACCCCCACCGCCaggacctcctcctcctccgggtCCCCCCCCACCTCCGGGTCTGCCCCCCTCCGGGGTCTCGGCTGCAGGGCATGGAGCAGGGGGAGgcccaccccctgcaccccctcTCCCGGCAGCACAGGGCCCCAGTGGTGGTGGGACCggggccccaggcctggctgcagcCATCGCTGGAGCCAAACTCAGGAAAGTAAGCAAG cAGGAGGAGGCCTCAGGGGGGCCCTTGGCCCCCAAAGCTGAGAGTGGCCGAAGTGCAGGCGGGGGGCTCATGGAAGAGATGAACGCCATGCTGGCCCGCAG AAGGAAAGCCACGCAGGTCGGGGAGAAACCCCCCAAGGATGACTCTGCCAAT GAGGAACCAGAGGCCAGAGTCCCAGCCCAGAGTG AATCTGTGCGGAGACCCTGGGAGAAGAACAGCACAACCTTGCCAAG GATGAAGTCATCTTCGGCGCTCACTTCTGAGGCCCACCCCTGTACGCCTAGCTCCAGTGATGAGTCAGACCTGGAGAGGGTGAAACAG GAGCTTCTGGAAGAGGTGAGGAAGGAATTGCAGAAAGTGAAAGAGGAAATAATTGAAG CCTTTGTCCAGGAGCTGAGGAAGCGGGGTTCTCCCTGA
- the VASP gene encoding vasodilator-stimulated phosphoprotein isoform X4: MSETAVCSSRATVMLYDDGNKRWLPAGTGPQAFSRVQIYHNPTANSFRVVGRKMQPDQQVVINCAIVRGVKYNQATPTFHQWRDARQVWGLNFGSKEDAAQFAAGMASAIEALEGGGPPPPPAPPTWSVQNGPSPEEVEQQRRQQSGQPELERRVSNAGAPPAPPAGGPPPPPGPPPPPGPPPPPGLPPSGVSAAGHGAGGGPPPAPPLPAAQGPSGGGTGAPGLAAAIAGAKLRKVSKEEASGGPLAPKAESGRSAGGGLMEEMNAMLARRRKATQVGEKPPKDDSANEEPEARVPAQSESVRRPWEKNSTTLPRMKSSSALTSEAHPCTPSSSDESDLERVKQELLEEVRKELQKVKEEIIEAFVQELRKRGSP; this comes from the exons TGAGACAGCCGTCTGTTCTAGCCGGGCCACTGTGATGCTTTACGATGATGGCAACAAGCGATGGCTGCCCGCCGGCACCGGTCCCCAGGCCTTCAGCCGAGTCCAGATCTACCACAACCCCACGGCCAATTCCTTCCGGGTTGTGGGCCGGAAGATGCAGCCCGACCAGCAG GTGGTCATCAACTGTGCCATCGTCCGGGGCGTCAAGTATAATCAAGCCACCCCCACCTTCCATCAGTGGCGCGACGCCCGCCAGGTCTGGGGCCTCAACTTCGGCAGCAAGGAGGATGCCGCACAGTTTGCCGCCGGCATGGCCAGTGCCATAGAGGCCTTGGAAG GAGGTGGGCCTCCTCCGCCCCCAGCACCTCCCACCTGGTCTGTCCAGAACGGCCCCTCCCCGGAGGAGGTGGAGCAGCAGAGAAG gCAGCAGTCTGGCCAGCCGGAGCTGGAGCGCAGGGTCTCCAATGCAG GAGCCCCACCTGCTCCCCCAGCTGGGGGCCCACCCCCACCGCCaggacctcctcctcctccgggtCCCCCCCCACCTCCGGGTCTGCCCCCCTCCGGGGTCTCGGCTGCAGGGCATGGAGCAGGGGGAGgcccaccccctgcaccccctcTCCCGGCAGCACAGGGCCCCAGTGGTGGTGGGACCggggccccaggcctggctgcagcCATCGCTGGAGCCAAACTCAGGAAAGTAAGCAAG GAGGAGGCCTCAGGGGGGCCCTTGGCCCCCAAAGCTGAGAGTGGCCGAAGTGCAGGCGGGGGGCTCATGGAAGAGATGAACGCCATGCTGGCCCGCAG AAGGAAAGCCACGCAGGTCGGGGAGAAACCCCCCAAGGATGACTCTGCCAAT GAGGAACCAGAGGCCAGAGTCCCAGCCCAGAGTG AATCTGTGCGGAGACCCTGGGAGAAGAACAGCACAACCTTGCCAAG GATGAAGTCATCTTCGGCGCTCACTTCTGAGGCCCACCCCTGTACGCCTAGCTCCAGTGATGAGTCAGACCTGGAGAGGGTGAAACAG GAGCTTCTGGAAGAGGTGAGGAAGGAATTGCAGAAAGTGAAAGAGGAAATAATTGAAG CCTTTGTCCAGGAGCTGAGGAAGCGGGGTTCTCCCTGA
- the OPA3 gene encoding optic atrophy 3 protein, with protein MRTKMRIMGFNADAIKPLNEEAAAELGAQLLGEAIIFVTAGSCLLLEYWRQQSQHRRKEKAQHASWGALQDEVGHLALALEALQAQVQATPSQSTLDELRAQLQEVRAQLCIRGPPPVPGSEE; from the coding sequence ATGCGGACCAAGATGCGCATCATGGGCTTCAACGCCGACGCCATCAAGCCACTGAACGAGGAGGCGGCTGCCGAGCTGGGCGCGCAGCTGCTGGGCGAAGCCATCATCTTTGTCACAGCCGGCAGCTGCCTGCTACTGGAGTACTGGCGCCAGCAGTCGCAGCATCGCCGCAAGGAAAAGGCGCAGCACGCTTCCTGGGGCGCCCTGCAGGACGAGGTAGGCCACCTGGCGCTGGCGCTCGAGGCTCTGCAGGCGCAGGTGCAGGCGACGCCCTCGCAGAGCACCCTGGACGAGCTGCGCGCGCAATTGCAGGAGGTGCGCGCCCAGCTCTGCATCCGGGGCCCGCCGCCCGTGCCGGGGTCAGAGGAATAG
- the VASP gene encoding vasodilator-stimulated phosphoprotein isoform X1, which produces MSETAVCSSRATVMLYDDGNKRWLPAGTGPQAFSRVQIYHNPTANSFRVVGRKMQPDQQVVINCAIVRGVKYNQATPTFHQWRDARQVWGLNFGSKEDAAQFAAGMASAIEALEGGGPPPPPAPPTWSVQNGPSPEEVEQQRRQQSGQPELERRVSNAGAPPAPPAGGPPPPPGPPPPPGPPPPPGLPPSGVSAAGHGAGGGPPPAPPLPAAQGPSGGGTGAPGLAAAIAGAKLRKVSKQEEASGGPLAPKAESGRSAGGGLMEEMNAMLARRRKATQVGEKPPKDDSANQEEPEARVPAQSESVRRPWEKNSTTLPRMKSSSALTSEAHPCTPSSSDESDLERVKQELLEEVRKELQKVKEEIIEAFVQELRKRGSP; this is translated from the exons TGAGACAGCCGTCTGTTCTAGCCGGGCCACTGTGATGCTTTACGATGATGGCAACAAGCGATGGCTGCCCGCCGGCACCGGTCCCCAGGCCTTCAGCCGAGTCCAGATCTACCACAACCCCACGGCCAATTCCTTCCGGGTTGTGGGCCGGAAGATGCAGCCCGACCAGCAG GTGGTCATCAACTGTGCCATCGTCCGGGGCGTCAAGTATAATCAAGCCACCCCCACCTTCCATCAGTGGCGCGACGCCCGCCAGGTCTGGGGCCTCAACTTCGGCAGCAAGGAGGATGCCGCACAGTTTGCCGCCGGCATGGCCAGTGCCATAGAGGCCTTGGAAG GAGGTGGGCCTCCTCCGCCCCCAGCACCTCCCACCTGGTCTGTCCAGAACGGCCCCTCCCCGGAGGAGGTGGAGCAGCAGAGAAG gCAGCAGTCTGGCCAGCCGGAGCTGGAGCGCAGGGTCTCCAATGCAG GAGCCCCACCTGCTCCCCCAGCTGGGGGCCCACCCCCACCGCCaggacctcctcctcctccgggtCCCCCCCCACCTCCGGGTCTGCCCCCCTCCGGGGTCTCGGCTGCAGGGCATGGAGCAGGGGGAGgcccaccccctgcaccccctcTCCCGGCAGCACAGGGCCCCAGTGGTGGTGGGACCggggccccaggcctggctgcagcCATCGCTGGAGCCAAACTCAGGAAAGTAAGCAAG cAGGAGGAGGCCTCAGGGGGGCCCTTGGCCCCCAAAGCTGAGAGTGGCCGAAGTGCAGGCGGGGGGCTCATGGAAGAGATGAACGCCATGCTGGCCCGCAG AAGGAAAGCCACGCAGGTCGGGGAGAAACCCCCCAAGGATGACTCTGCCAAT CAGGAGGAACCAGAGGCCAGAGTCCCAGCCCAGAGTG AATCTGTGCGGAGACCCTGGGAGAAGAACAGCACAACCTTGCCAAG GATGAAGTCATCTTCGGCGCTCACTTCTGAGGCCCACCCCTGTACGCCTAGCTCCAGTGATGAGTCAGACCTGGAGAGGGTGAAACAG GAGCTTCTGGAAGAGGTGAGGAAGGAATTGCAGAAAGTGAAAGAGGAAATAATTGAAG CCTTTGTCCAGGAGCTGAGGAAGCGGGGTTCTCCCTGA